One Frankia alni ACN14a DNA window includes the following coding sequences:
- a CDS encoding DUF2267 domain-containing protein encodes MSTGAGLGGGAAKRRDTPRRRIGRPGEVLTVEMQMDYDQFIANLERIAGLDPDAAVQAARATLETLAERLSKEEARDLVNDLPPELGPMLFTDSPAERFDVDEFLRRVSERERVDIAAARRHSEAVFTMLARTISAKRLAHLMAQLPKDFTPLLPVGPDTEVLSMETFLDRVSRRAGLDSAASRRATEAVLETLVERVAEGSVDHMSVRLPADLRLVLKRAKAASPGPASRMPVDEFLRRVAERAKIPTYLAPVQARAVFHTLREALGDKEFFDLVVQLSGDYEWLWIRRRSAA; translated from the coding sequence GTGTCCACCGGCGCGGGATTGGGCGGCGGTGCCGCGAAGCGCCGCGACACGCCGCGACGTCGTATCGGCCGCCCGGGGGAGGTCCTCACCGTGGAGATGCAGATGGATTACGACCAGTTCATTGCGAACCTGGAGCGAATAGCCGGCCTTGACCCGGACGCGGCCGTACAGGCGGCGCGCGCGACCTTGGAGACGCTCGCCGAGCGGCTGTCCAAGGAAGAGGCTCGCGATCTGGTGAATGACCTGCCGCCGGAACTGGGTCCGATGCTCTTCACGGACAGCCCGGCCGAGCGGTTCGATGTCGACGAGTTTCTCCGCCGGGTATCAGAGCGGGAACGGGTGGATATCGCGGCCGCCCGGCGGCACTCCGAAGCGGTGTTCACCATGCTGGCCCGGACGATCAGTGCCAAACGGTTGGCCCACCTGATGGCCCAGCTGCCCAAGGACTTCACCCCACTTCTCCCGGTCGGCCCGGATACCGAGGTTCTGTCGATGGAGACGTTCCTTGACCGGGTGAGCAGGCGCGCCGGCCTCGACTCGGCCGCATCCCGCCGGGCGACGGAGGCCGTGCTCGAGACGCTGGTCGAACGCGTCGCCGAGGGGTCCGTCGACCACATGAGCGTGCGGCTGCCCGCCGACCTGCGTCTCGTGCTTAAACGCGCGAAGGCGGCCAGCCCCGGTCCGGCGAGCCGCATGCCGGTGGACGAATTCCTCCGCCGGGTCGCGGAACGAGCAAAGATCCCGACGTACCTGGCGCCCGTCCAGGCCCGTGCGGTCTTCCACACCCTCCGCGAGGCCCTCGGCGACAAGGAGTTCTTCGACCTGGTGGTCCAACTGTCCGGTGACTATGAATGGCTGTGGATCCGGCGACGGTCCGCCGCCTAG
- a CDS encoding NAD-dependent succinate-semialdehyde dehydrogenase, protein MPTSTAVRHSPIASINPYNNEILREFPPMGEQDVDRAIREAHQAFQSWRGTSVDDRAALVGRAAQLVRDRSEHLARLVTLEMGKLIRHSRAEIDLSARILQYYADKAPVLLADEPLDFRDGSATVINDPLGVILGVQPWNFPVYQTVRFAAPNLVLGNTILLKPASNTPQSALAVEQLFADAGAPRGVYTNLLIPGREVYRVIESDVVRGASLTGSDRAGVSVGETAGRNVKKSVLELGGSDPFIVLDDNNLDRTVEAALIGRLHNMGQSCVSAKRVIVISEVFDRFVTALAERMLELVPGDPVDEATTLAPVCSEPAAQTLVDQVRDALDKGATAVVGGGHVDHPGAFVQPTVLVGVTPKMRAYHEELFGPIAVVYRVQDDDQAVSLANDSPYGLGGAVFSSDISRARAVASRIESGMVWINHPTSSEPELPFGGIKRSGYGRELSHLGIKEFANRKLIVTMGTDAPITDALG, encoded by the coding sequence ATGCCTACGTCTACCGCCGTCCGGCATAGTCCAATCGCCAGCATCAACCCATATAACAACGAAATACTTCGCGAATTCCCTCCCATGGGCGAGCAGGACGTCGACCGCGCGATCCGAGAGGCACATCAGGCATTCCAGTCCTGGCGCGGTACCAGCGTTGACGATCGGGCCGCGCTGGTCGGTCGAGCCGCGCAGCTGGTGCGTGATCGCTCCGAGCACCTGGCCCGCCTGGTGACCCTTGAGATGGGCAAGCTCATCCGGCACAGCCGCGCCGAGATTGACCTTTCCGCGCGGATTCTGCAGTACTACGCCGACAAGGCCCCCGTGCTGCTCGCCGACGAGCCGCTGGATTTCAGAGACGGTTCGGCCACTGTCATCAATGATCCACTGGGGGTGATCCTTGGCGTCCAGCCCTGGAACTTCCCGGTTTACCAGACCGTCCGGTTCGCGGCGCCCAACCTGGTGTTGGGGAACACCATTCTACTCAAGCCCGCAAGCAATACGCCACAGTCGGCGCTGGCCGTGGAGCAGCTGTTCGCCGACGCGGGCGCACCGCGAGGCGTGTACACCAACCTCCTGATTCCCGGCCGCGAGGTCTACCGGGTGATTGAGTCTGATGTCGTTCGGGGCGCATCGCTGACCGGAAGCGACCGGGCCGGCGTCAGCGTCGGTGAGACCGCCGGCCGAAACGTGAAGAAGAGCGTCCTCGAGCTGGGCGGCAGCGACCCGTTCATCGTGCTCGACGACAACAACCTCGACCGCACCGTCGAAGCGGCCCTGATCGGCCGCCTGCACAACATGGGGCAAAGCTGTGTGAGCGCCAAGCGGGTGATCGTGATATCCGAGGTATTCGACCGGTTCGTGACCGCGCTGGCCGAACGGATGCTCGAACTGGTTCCGGGCGACCCCGTTGACGAGGCCACCACACTGGCACCGGTGTGCTCCGAGCCGGCCGCCCAGACGCTGGTGGACCAGGTCCGCGACGCGCTGGACAAGGGAGCGACCGCGGTCGTCGGCGGCGGGCACGTCGACCACCCCGGAGCGTTCGTGCAACCGACGGTCCTCGTCGGCGTGACGCCGAAGATGCGCGCCTATCACGAAGAGCTGTTCGGGCCGATCGCAGTCGTCTATCGGGTACAGGACGATGACCAGGCGGTCTCCTTGGCGAACGACTCGCCTTACGGTCTCGGCGGTGCGGTGTTCAGCAGCGACATCTCCCGGGCGCGTGCAGTCGCCAGCCGGATCGAGAGCGGGATGGTGTGGATTAACCATCCGACGTCATCCGAGCCGGAACTGCCCTTCGGCGGCATCAAGCGGTCCGGCTACGGCCGGGAGCTGTCCCACCTCGGCATCAAGGAGTTCGCCAACCGGAAGCTGATCGTGACGATGGGGACGGACGCGCCGATCACCGACGCTCTGGGCTGA
- a CDS encoding LLM class F420-dependent oxidoreductase has translation MPVNVGKFGVWTSIARWPDDRQARADAVAELDELGYGAIWLGGATASLELPEALLDASRRLVAATGILNVWTEPAKVVADSYARVSKSHPDRLLIGVGAGHAAFVGERYWHPFRAVESYLDRLDLPQSRVPRDARLLAALGPRMLRLAGERTAGAHPYLVTPEHTWRARDILGLGPLLAPEQKVVLTTDATQARTIARRALAVSLALPNYTENLLRLGFVEDDFVGSGSDHLVDSLVAWGSVATIRGRIEQHHNAGADHVAIQVLTAQADAPLPTAQWRALAEGLGLLS, from the coding sequence GTGCCGGTAAACGTCGGCAAGTTCGGTGTCTGGACCTCCATCGCGCGATGGCCGGACGACCGGCAGGCAAGGGCGGACGCTGTCGCCGAACTCGACGAACTCGGATACGGCGCAATCTGGCTCGGCGGCGCGACGGCGAGCCTCGAGCTTCCGGAGGCTCTGCTGGATGCCAGCCGCCGGCTGGTCGCGGCAACCGGCATCCTCAACGTCTGGACCGAACCGGCGAAGGTGGTGGCGGACAGCTATGCCCGCGTGTCGAAGTCCCACCCTGACCGGTTGCTGATCGGTGTCGGCGCCGGCCACGCGGCCTTCGTCGGCGAGCGCTACTGGCATCCCTTCCGGGCCGTGGAAAGCTATCTCGACCGGTTGGACCTCCCGCAGTCGCGGGTCCCGCGGGATGCGCGGCTGCTCGCCGCGCTGGGACCGCGGATGCTCAGGCTCGCCGGCGAGCGCACCGCCGGAGCGCACCCGTACCTGGTGACCCCGGAGCACACCTGGCGGGCCCGCGACATTCTCGGCCTCGGCCCGCTGCTCGCGCCGGAACAGAAGGTCGTCCTCACGACCGACGCGACCCAGGCGCGGACGATCGCCCGCCGCGCGCTCGCCGTCTCCCTAGCACTGCCGAACTACACGGAAAACCTGCTCAGGCTCGGATTTGTCGAGGACGACTTCGTCGGCTCGGGCAGCGACCACCTGGTCGACAGCCTGGTTGCGTGGGGGAGCGTCGCTACGATCCGCGGCCGGATCGAGCAGCATCACAACGCGGGTGCCGACCACGTCGCCATCCAGGTACTCACCGCACAGGCAGACGCGCCGCTGCCTACGGCACAGTGGCGTGCCCTCGCGGAGGGCCTGGGTCTGCTGTCCTGA